A genomic stretch from Lathyrus oleraceus cultivar Zhongwan6 chromosome 2, CAAS_Psat_ZW6_1.0, whole genome shotgun sequence includes:
- the LOC127118512 gene encoding protein CHUP1, chloroplastic isoform X1, which translates to MLKVETESEITTPLKKRLEVFMARNEVLQKENYELREEVARLKSQIVSLKAHNIERKTILWKKIQKSIDDNNSDTHNQLKPALQAIMSEKNLENENLHHTNQDFHDSSGSPRSPRKERTSIALPPTPPPKPKNYENRIKMLPAIAPPPPPTPSKALIGLKVVRRVPEVIELYRSLTRKDANMESKTHHNGIPAVAFTRNMIEEIENRSSYLSAIKSEVQSQKEFISFLIKEVESASYADISEVETFIKWLDGELSSLVDERSVLKHFPQWPEQKVDALREASCNYRDLKNLESEVSSYEDNPKEPTSMALKRIQTLQDRLERSVSSKEKIRESTSKKYRNFHIPWEWMMDTGLIGQMKLSSLRLAKEFMKRVTKEMESHEDNNSLLLQGVKFAFRIHQFAGGFDYETIQAFQELKKVGCVVVVVPSNSNHIMINSPKFVKIGQKYAS; encoded by the exons ATGCTCAAGGTAGAGACTGAGTCTGAAATCACAACACCTCTCAAAAAAAGACTTGAAGTTTTCATGGCAAGAAATGAAGTACTACAGAAAGAAAACTACGAACTTAGAGAAGAAGTTGCGCGACTAAAATCGCAGATAGTTTCGCTCAAAGCGCATAACATCGAGCGAAAAACTATTCTGTGGAAGAAGATACAGAAATCCATAGATGACAACAATTCAGATACACATAACCAGCTCAAACCAGCACTTCAAGCAATCATGTCTGAAAAAAACTTAGAAAATGAGAACTTGCATCATACAAATCAAGATTTTCATGATTCATCCGGTTCGCCTAGATCGCCTAGAAAGGAAAGAACATCGATAGCTCTACCACCAACTCCGCCTCCAAAGCCTAAAAATTATGAAAACAGAATCAAAATGCTGCCAGCAATAGCGCCTCCGCCACCTCCAACGCCATCAAAAGCATTGATCGGTTTGAAAGTGGTGCGCCGTGTGCCTGAAGTTATTGAGTTGTATCGCTCGCTTACACGAAAAGACGCCAACATGGAAAGCAAAACTCATCACAACGGAATTCCAGCAGTAGCATTCACCAGAAATATGATCGAGGAAATCGAAAATCGGTCTAGTTATCTCTCAGCT ATAAAATCAGAAGTTCAAAGCCAGAAGGAATTCATCAGTTTCTTGATCAAAGAAGTAGAATCAGCTTCATATGCAGATATTTCCGAAGTCGAAACATTCATCAAATGGCTAGATGGAGAATTATCTTCATTGGTGGATGAAAGATCAGTGCTTAAGCATTTCCCACAATGGCCTGAACAAAAAGTTGATGCATTAAGAGAAGCTTCTTGTAACTACAGAGATCTGAAGAATCTTGAATCAGAAGTTTCATCCTATGAGGACAATCCTAAAGAGCCAACTTCTATGGCTTTGAAAAGGATACAAACATTACAAGACAG GTTGGAAAGAAGTGTGAGTAGTAAAGAGAAGATAAGGGAGAGTACTAGTAAAAAATATAGAAATTTTCATATCCCTTGGGAGTGGATGATGGATACCGGCCTTATCGGTCAG ATGAAACTAAGTTCATTGAGGCTTGCAAAGGAATTCATGAAAAGGGTAACTAAGGAAATGGAATCTCATGAAGATAATAATAGCCTTTTGTTACAAGGAGTTAAGTTTGCATTCAGAATACACCAG TTTGCAGGTGGCTTTGATTATGAGACTATACAAGCATTTCAAGAATTGAAGAAAGTTggttgtgttgttgttgttgtgccAAGTAATAGTAATCACATCATGATTAATTCTCCCAAATTTGTTAAAATTGGACAAAAATATGCATCTTAA
- the LOC127118512 gene encoding protein CHUP1, chloroplastic isoform X2: MLKVETESEITTPLKKRLEVFMARNEVLQKENYELREEVARLKSQIVSLKAHNIERKTILWKKIQKSIDDNNSDTHNQLKPALQAIMSEKNLENENLHHTNQDFHDSSGSPRSPRKERTSIALPPTPPPKPKNYENRIKMLPAIAPPPPPTPSKALIGLKVVRRVPEVIELYRSLTRKDANMESKTHHNGIPAVAFTRNMIEEIENRSSYLSAIKSEVQSQKEFISFLIKEVESASYADISEVETFIKWLDGELSSLVDERSVLKHFPQWPEQKVDALREASCNYRDLKNLESEVSSYEDNPKEPTSMALKRIQTLQDRLERSVSSKEKIRESTSKKYRNFHIPWEWMMDTGLIGQMKLSSLRLAKEFMKRVTKEMESHEDNNSLLLQGVKFAFRIHQTFSLQVALIMRLYKHFKN; encoded by the exons ATGCTCAAGGTAGAGACTGAGTCTGAAATCACAACACCTCTCAAAAAAAGACTTGAAGTTTTCATGGCAAGAAATGAAGTACTACAGAAAGAAAACTACGAACTTAGAGAAGAAGTTGCGCGACTAAAATCGCAGATAGTTTCGCTCAAAGCGCATAACATCGAGCGAAAAACTATTCTGTGGAAGAAGATACAGAAATCCATAGATGACAACAATTCAGATACACATAACCAGCTCAAACCAGCACTTCAAGCAATCATGTCTGAAAAAAACTTAGAAAATGAGAACTTGCATCATACAAATCAAGATTTTCATGATTCATCCGGTTCGCCTAGATCGCCTAGAAAGGAAAGAACATCGATAGCTCTACCACCAACTCCGCCTCCAAAGCCTAAAAATTATGAAAACAGAATCAAAATGCTGCCAGCAATAGCGCCTCCGCCACCTCCAACGCCATCAAAAGCATTGATCGGTTTGAAAGTGGTGCGCCGTGTGCCTGAAGTTATTGAGTTGTATCGCTCGCTTACACGAAAAGACGCCAACATGGAAAGCAAAACTCATCACAACGGAATTCCAGCAGTAGCATTCACCAGAAATATGATCGAGGAAATCGAAAATCGGTCTAGTTATCTCTCAGCT ATAAAATCAGAAGTTCAAAGCCAGAAGGAATTCATCAGTTTCTTGATCAAAGAAGTAGAATCAGCTTCATATGCAGATATTTCCGAAGTCGAAACATTCATCAAATGGCTAGATGGAGAATTATCTTCATTGGTGGATGAAAGATCAGTGCTTAAGCATTTCCCACAATGGCCTGAACAAAAAGTTGATGCATTAAGAGAAGCTTCTTGTAACTACAGAGATCTGAAGAATCTTGAATCAGAAGTTTCATCCTATGAGGACAATCCTAAAGAGCCAACTTCTATGGCTTTGAAAAGGATACAAACATTACAAGACAG GTTGGAAAGAAGTGTGAGTAGTAAAGAGAAGATAAGGGAGAGTACTAGTAAAAAATATAGAAATTTTCATATCCCTTGGGAGTGGATGATGGATACCGGCCTTATCGGTCAG ATGAAACTAAGTTCATTGAGGCTTGCAAAGGAATTCATGAAAAGGGTAACTAAGGAAATGGAATCTCATGAAGATAATAATAGCCTTTTGTTACAAGGAGTTAAGTTTGCATTCAGAATACACCAG ACATTCAGTTTGCAGGTGGCTTTGATTATGAGACTATACAAGCATTTCAAGAATTGA
- the LOC127118512 gene encoding protein CHUP1, chloroplastic isoform X3 gives MLKVETESEITTPLKKRLEVFMARNEVLQKENYELREEVARLKSQIVSLKAHNIERKTILWKKIQKSIDDNNSDTHNQLKPALQAIMSEKNLENENLHHTNQDFHDSSGSPRSPRKERTSIALPPTPPPKPKNYENRIKMLPAIAPPPPPTPSKALIGLKVVRRVPEVIELYRSLTRKDANMESKTHHNGIPAVAFTRNMIEEIENRSSYLSAIKSEVQSQKEFISFLIKEVESASYADISEVETFIKWLDGELSSLVDERSVLKHFPQWPEQKVDALREASCNYRDLKNLESEVSSYEDNPKEPTSMALKRIQTLQDRLERSVSSKEKIRESTSKKYRNFHIPWEWMMDTGLIGQMKLSSLRLAKEFMKRVTKEMESHEDNNSLLLQGVKFAFRIHQVALIMRLYKHFKN, from the exons ATGCTCAAGGTAGAGACTGAGTCTGAAATCACAACACCTCTCAAAAAAAGACTTGAAGTTTTCATGGCAAGAAATGAAGTACTACAGAAAGAAAACTACGAACTTAGAGAAGAAGTTGCGCGACTAAAATCGCAGATAGTTTCGCTCAAAGCGCATAACATCGAGCGAAAAACTATTCTGTGGAAGAAGATACAGAAATCCATAGATGACAACAATTCAGATACACATAACCAGCTCAAACCAGCACTTCAAGCAATCATGTCTGAAAAAAACTTAGAAAATGAGAACTTGCATCATACAAATCAAGATTTTCATGATTCATCCGGTTCGCCTAGATCGCCTAGAAAGGAAAGAACATCGATAGCTCTACCACCAACTCCGCCTCCAAAGCCTAAAAATTATGAAAACAGAATCAAAATGCTGCCAGCAATAGCGCCTCCGCCACCTCCAACGCCATCAAAAGCATTGATCGGTTTGAAAGTGGTGCGCCGTGTGCCTGAAGTTATTGAGTTGTATCGCTCGCTTACACGAAAAGACGCCAACATGGAAAGCAAAACTCATCACAACGGAATTCCAGCAGTAGCATTCACCAGAAATATGATCGAGGAAATCGAAAATCGGTCTAGTTATCTCTCAGCT ATAAAATCAGAAGTTCAAAGCCAGAAGGAATTCATCAGTTTCTTGATCAAAGAAGTAGAATCAGCTTCATATGCAGATATTTCCGAAGTCGAAACATTCATCAAATGGCTAGATGGAGAATTATCTTCATTGGTGGATGAAAGATCAGTGCTTAAGCATTTCCCACAATGGCCTGAACAAAAAGTTGATGCATTAAGAGAAGCTTCTTGTAACTACAGAGATCTGAAGAATCTTGAATCAGAAGTTTCATCCTATGAGGACAATCCTAAAGAGCCAACTTCTATGGCTTTGAAAAGGATACAAACATTACAAGACAG GTTGGAAAGAAGTGTGAGTAGTAAAGAGAAGATAAGGGAGAGTACTAGTAAAAAATATAGAAATTTTCATATCCCTTGGGAGTGGATGATGGATACCGGCCTTATCGGTCAG ATGAAACTAAGTTCATTGAGGCTTGCAAAGGAATTCATGAAAAGGGTAACTAAGGAAATGGAATCTCATGAAGATAATAATAGCCTTTTGTTACAAGGAGTTAAGTTTGCATTCAGAATACACCAG GTGGCTTTGATTATGAGACTATACAAGCATTTCAAGAATTGA